The Lolium rigidum isolate FL_2022 chromosome 2, APGP_CSIRO_Lrig_0.1, whole genome shotgun sequence genomic interval TTTGGCGAACAACTGTTACGGTACTCATATGCTCCTATATAATAATTCTTGTTCAAAAATCACTAATGTATACAATTATTAATTTTTATTATATATATAAACGTATCCCCGTATCCATATTTTTGGAAAATTGCCGTATCCCCGTATCGCGGTATCCGTATCCGTATCCGTATCGCCGTATCCAGGCAACATAGCGCCGCACTAGGCAGCACATTCATAAGTTGCTTTATTTTGAGTTCTCCTAACAAAGAGACACTTccagtcaaaaaaaaaagaaaggaaagcaaaCTCAGAAAAGTAGCTCCTTAGGTGTGACCGTGAGCTCTTTCCCTAGTGTGCATCACGGATAACTGATCCTAGCGGAGGAGGATCCCACTGCTTTTGATCTTCAGTTATAAGAAGAAGCGATGAACTTGGGGGGAACTGCATGTCATGTCATTTGCAGGTTTCTTACGTTTCTCATCTGTCCAAACAGAGTCGACAATAATAGCAGTACTATTATAATTCAAAGTGTCAGCATAAGAAAGAAGGAACCCAGCTGATTGCTCGATAGTTGCATCTCCTTTTGCATGGTAGATATCATTTCTCAAATGCCATGATCTCCATAGGGTGAGAAGTATGGCCTATGCAGATCCTTGTTGGAGTTATTGAGCATGATCAACAGCCAGTCCTTACCCGTTCTTTTGAAACTATCCTCTTTTGGTAGTATCCAAAAGTTTCTCATACGATGATGCAACGCTCTTGCTTGGTACATTCGACGGCAGCATGGAAGCTGTCCTCGATCCCATTCCCGTAAATAGTGCATGTGTTCTGCAATTCAATCTTCCTATGCCATTTGTTTTTCTGTGTAGGCAAATTATCAGCAGCCAGATGCCAATTGAAAATGCAACCCTTATTTGGAACCGGCGCCTTCCAGATATTTTGCCACAACATCGCTTACCATCTGGAGCATTGCTTGAGGCATTTGGAGCTTCAGTGTTGATGGTGGTCGCCAGCTTGTAGGATCTTTTGACAGTGAAGATGCCATTCTTTTCAAGGTGCCAAGCCACAGTATCTTCCAAGTCATTTGATCCAACTATGATCTTCAACACTTCTTCAGCATCGTGTGGGAGAAAAAGTGAATTTACGAGCTGCACATGCCAACCATTTGTCCCATTACCAAATAAAGCCTTCACTTTCTTTAGCCTTGTGTTCTTTTTTCTTCCAGATATCTTCAGATTTCCATTTCTCCTAATCCAGTCGTCTCTCCAAATATGTATCTTTTCACCGTTTTAGACCCGCCATATGATTACTTTTTTGATCAATTCTAGTCCATGCTCCACATCTTTCCAGCTTTGAGACGTATCCTTTGGGAACACAGTTTCCAACATGTTACCCATTTGGATAATATTTGGCTTTCAACAaacatgcacacaacaaacaTGCACATAAAGAATTTGGCTTGTGCGGTAGTCTCCAGGCTTGTTGTGCAAGGAGGACTTGGTTGAAACATTTTGAATCCCTAAAGCCCATACCACCCATGCACTTTGGGCTCGTGAGCGAATCCCAAGCAGCCCAATGAactttccttttattttcttcttCTCCCCACCAAAACTTTCTAGTCATCTTCATATAATCATAGTGGAAACTTGCATGTAATTTGAAAACTCCCATGGCATAGATTGAGAGCGCTTGGGACACTGATTTGATCAGTGTTTCTTTTGCGGCCATCGACATGTACTTTTCAGACCAGTCGGTTAGACTTTTCTTGTACCTTTCTTTTATAGGTTGAAACCTTGAAGCCTTCATTCTTCCTTCCGGGGTGGGCAGACCAAGGTATTTTTCCTCAAAAGAGTTGTGTTCCACTTCAAGAATCGCCTTGAAAATATCTTGGGTTTCTTCTGGGCATGCTTCATTGAACAAAGTAGAACATTTGTTGGGGTTTATAAGTTGTCCTGACCCAACCTCAAAAATACCAATTTCGGCTTTGAGGACTCCCGCTTGGGTAGAATTTGCTTCAAAGAAGAGTAGGCAATCATCGGCAAAGAGTAAGTGTGAAACTCCCGGCGCCCGCCTACTCAGTCCTCTTAGATCTAAGGAAAAAAATTACAAAATCATCTCACATATGCTAATTTGTGGCACTCTTTAGAAGTTTAGCGTATATGACTTGGTGTACATGTATGTGCCTTCTAACTTATATATAGCTTATAGATTTCTAGAATGTATAGTATAGTTGCCTATTCAAGGTATGTAGAAAATTCTAGGATATATGATTGTCTATTGAGGTGAAGTACATAAAAAGTTACAAAGTGTACCGAATGTATGCAAGGATAAGTTCTCGGAACTTGATTTGGCAAGTCGTTTATTGGTTCTTTTGGGCTTAGTTGATTCTTATTTTCTCTTGAGTTCAACAATCAACCCTGAGCATATTGTTGTACTAATAAAACTTGATTTGCTAAAAAAAGAGTAACAAAATTGTATATATCAAATGTGATTACACGCATGGGAGATATCGAAAATATCTACGATTGTATTGCTatgcattttgttgttgtttcttcTTTGAGATGTAGGTTCTATATAAGTGTGGACCTCAAGTAAGAATAATTGTGACTTGCACCACCCGTAAGCGGCTCAAATCCAACCCAATTCACCAAGTCAGATGCATTCACATGTTGTTCCATTACAATATATTGATGGAAATTATGTTATGACATTTGAATATGTGAAACATTATATACGACATATATTTGGTTATGAAAAAAGATGAGCACTTTTTTGTTGCGAAAAGTTAGAATATATTATCTGAAACTAGCCCTTACAAGAACACCCATACAAGCAAAAGAAATAAAGCAGTCCTTGAAGATTTCAGCATCATCTTCCTTCCGCATCCCTCGATGGTGCACTGTGAGCCAAACTCGATGCCGCCTCTAGGTCTCCGGCGTAGCAAAGCTCGTGTCGGAGAAAGCTTGAAATTAAAAACCTAGGCGCTTGAAGAAGCAGCGGCCGATAAGTTGTCGACGTAGACCAGAAGATGTTAGCGATCGCGGTCTCAAAAGATATCGTCTCAAAGAAGCTAGTACTGAGAAAGGCCGATATATAATCTTAGCCCCGACCATTTGGAGATGGGGGACTCCAAATTCACAAGTTCCTCGACGACGTCGTACCTCAATGAGCTTCATCAGGCGGAACTTGAGGACACCAATATGCTGCGATATCATCCCCCTAAGGAACGCCACCGCCATGGACATGTACTTATCATGCCAAACCTAATGCCACACGATCGACTCCAAACTCTAGCCCGTCGACAATCCTCTATGGAAAAACACCAATCTAGGCGGGCTGAAGGACTTTTATTCTCATCGCCGCCAATTCCCCTACACCGGAGACCAAGAACTCGAGGACCCTATAGGGACCGGACATGTAGTCCGTGGTTCCCCCACCCTCGCCGCAGGTGAACCGGTGCCAGTTCCGTCAGCCGAGGGCAAGACATGTAGATCACCTCTCCTAAGTGCTAACCCTAGAAAACATTTCGTTTGTCCTTAAAAAAAGAAGAGCACATTACCAAGGAAATGGCACAAATCATGGGAAGCACAATCTGATTATATCCAAGCCACACTTCAACTAGGATTAGAGATGCAAGAAatcatttcaaaaaattaagaggtgcaaaaaaatagtttcttttTTAACAATACTGTAATTTAATTTCCTGCTGCACACGGTCACAACGTGAAAGGGAAAAAAATGGAGAGAAAATTTGTTTCCAAGCATCCAAGCAAATGGAACTAATTACgagaaaggaaaaataaaatGGAGATGCGGGGTATCGATCCCCGTGCCTCTCGCATGCTAAGCGAGCGCTCTACCATCTGAGCTACATCCCCTTGTTGAATTACTAACAGCTTGAAGCTTGATATTAGCTAATCTAGTCGCTGCTTTTTTACCAACTGACGGCCTACGTCTCCGCGCCTCCCAAACGCAATGGACTCTGCTTCCGCGTCTGGGTCCtcgccggaggcggaggaggacgagccCGGCCTTGCTCCACCGGCGCGTATGACCACGGTATCGCGCCACTACTTCGGTGGCGCCTCCTCCGAGCATGACCACGCGCTCCGGGTCGACATCGTCGAGGTCCGTCTCGTTTCACCTCCCTCCCGCACACCCGCTTCACCGGTGAATGGTGCTCGTTAATTACACGGCCAAGAGCCACCGCTCCCACCCACTGTTCCGCCACGGCACTCAATCTCGTTCGTAGGAGTGCCGTGCCGACCAGCGACGGCTGGTGGGTAGGCCGGACGGACTCAGAGGATGCAGCCCAGCCGCTCGGCGAAATGCTGCTGCCACTTCCAGTCCAGGGCTACTGCTCGGCTGTCTTATCTTCCAGCTCTGATGCTATTCTACGTCCATAACTCCATATTGACTTTCACTGACAATCTAAAGCTGCATGAATTTTGGGTGCGCAGAATATTGAAGAGGATTACGGGATGTTCGTCTGGCCGTGCAGCGTCATCCTCGCGGAATATGTCTGGCAGCAGAGGCTGCGGTTCTCCCACTCAAGAGTTGTCGAGGTACTTATCATCTTTGTGCCAATCCTGAATTTTATGTCAACCATGAATCGAACTGTATGCCTGTTATGACCTCTTTGTATTCGACTATTCGTGATGCAGTGTTGTAGGTCCTGAGTCCctgttgtgatttttttttattttggtacAAGAACTAATTTTCAGTTCTACAAATAAAAAAAATCGGAAATTGGGTGTCATTGTTCTTATTTTACACTTTTTCTGATTCACGTCTATGACTTACAGCTTGGTGCCGGAACCTCGCTACCCGGTTTAGTAGCTGCAAAAGTTGGAGCAGATGTCACGCTGACAGACATTGCACATAATACAGAAGTCAGTTATCTCAAACCCATCTTGGCGAGACCTAAAATGCAATTGATGTCTTCTTATTCAGTTGCTGATCTCTCAATACTAATCACTTTTCGCTTTTGTTGACGATAAGTAGGTACTGAACAACATCAGACAAATATGCAGTCTCAATGATGCCAACTGTAAGGTATGCTTTGATTTGAAGTTATTTGTTACAGGTTGCATCCTTCGAAAGTAGCTTTACAAGTAGGACATTACTTAACGATGCAGGTGGTAGGACTTACTTGGGGAGAATGGGATGAACCTGTATTTGATTTGCACCCTGATATTATCCTTGGAGCCGatgtgctttatgattcagccagTACGCTACTTACTTATTACTCTGCTTGGTTTGCATTCTTGTCACTAAGGCTGACCTACATTAAGTAACATGCGCTTCATCTATTTTGGTAAGAATTTGATGATCTGTTCGCGACGGTTACATTTCTCCTGGAAAATTCTCCTGGGGCAGTGTTCATTACCACATACCACAACCGGAGGTTCGAAGAAATCATTCATCTTTATTAACTTGATATGCTGTGGTTCCTTCGAAGAAAGCAGCTGCTGGGACTGTTCCCTAATACATTACTTTGATTCTTCTGTGCAGTGGTCATCATTTGATTGAATTCTTGATGGTGAAGTGGGGTTTGAAATGTCTGAAACTCCTGGATGGGTTCTCATTCCTTCCCTCATGCAAGGCTGATTCACTACAGGGAAACATTCAGCTTGTTGAGATCGCACTTGAGAAGGCAAAACCTAAATGATCTTCAGGTAATGGGAGTACACTAGCTTCATgtatttgattagattaaaatatTGCATGTAATCTTCAGAATGGTTCTTTGTTTTCATGTGCTCTAGTCTAGGGACTTGGCTGACAGAATAACCAACAAGGACATGACAATAAAATGTTTGGGCAATGACGACACGCAACCGTGTACATTAGGTAATTCGAGCAGCTTGCAGAGTCATCCACCATAACCTTAGTCTGGAACGATTTGTTTGGAAGGAAGGAAACATTCTCCCTATTTGGATTTCATCAGGAATTGAACCATGTTATAGCTTAGGCAAGTGAACATACAATCTTTTGTGTAAACTCTGATCCAGTTATAATGACAGATGTGCATTGCTTGTTGGTTCATTGATTGCACCATTGCCTTCTTGAAGTTTCAAACAGCAATCAATTTGATCTTCATCTTTTTGTTTTTAGCATAGTTCTTCTTGGATAGTACAATAATATTATGTCAACTTTCTATGCTTTTAATCTGGATTGCTGCTTTGGTAGACCATAGAAACTGTGCTAGTAGTTATATCTAGAAGTATTATGATGtcatagctttgggggacgcggctggaagcgtttttttgtccggcacgccccaaatcggtttgggggacgctttgggggacgcgactggagatgctcttaatgcaTCTTCTCTTCAAGATTTGAGGGGAAGTGTTTCATCGCATGTGGTTCCTCCATGTTCTTCCTGAGCGGGCGGACCAGAATGTGGGAGGCTTCACCACCGGAACGATGACTGAACTTCTCCGCTCTCTTCATAGAAGACCTTTTGGTATTTCTTAATGTAAGTCATGAGCATGTTTGTCATGACAGAGTAGTAGTTCTGAATATTGTACACATAACTTGATGTGCCTGAAGAATTAAGAAAAACAGAGGATTAATAagatgcactaaatcaaaatcaaAAAACAAAATCCAAAATAGTGCGTACCATGAGGAGGCAAAAGTTGGGGCCGGCGCTGCAGGGGGTGCAGGCTTGACTGCCGGAGTACCGCTCGCCTTGTCCTCCAACACCTCTTATACTAGTTGCTCCACACTCACTTTCACGTGTGGCAGGACATCGTCAAGTTTGTCCTACGTATAGGCAAACGAAGGTAATCTTAGTGTATGAGCAGAACTACACATCTGAGGGACCTTAATAACGATGAAAAGAAAGTTACACGGTTACATGACTAATCAAGCGTGCAGATAGATGATCTAGTCTTCATCCTGCTCCCAGTGCCCGTGAACTAGAAAGAAAACACCAAGCACACATTGCCGGCCACCAACCAGGTCGCGCTCGTGGAGTCATGGTCCCAAGTATTGAGCATGAAAAGTAGCAATTGATGTGATATGTTTACCTGCTCTCCCCAAGATGGAACAAAGGCGCCGTAAAAGGAAAGATATGGAGATTCGTTAAGAAAATCACTAAGTTAAGTTCGATGCTTTTAATTTAATACGTATTATACTTTGCGGGGAGAGACGGCTTCCAAGACCTAAGTAGCTCGACTTCTATATGCCTCGTTTTTGGTGTAGAAGCTCAAAGTTTGGAGTCAGAGGGAGAGATGCGAAGTGACGCCTACTCACCTGATGTGGTGGTGCCTGGCCTAGTTGGGTTGCTTCCACATCTACTAGGCCTGCCCTTCTTGATCACGACTACACGCAGTCTATGCATGTACCTATGGCCAGATGACTTATTTTTTATTTCCCAAAATAAAACACGTAGGTCATATACAAAAGTGTAcctcccaaccctaaccctccgTCCCCGCCCTAACCCTCCGtccccgccctccgccgccgccgccgccggtagcgccgccgggggcaaagtccctcggggcgtggcggcggcgggggcccttcctcgttgccgcgtgcagatcggcggccggatccccaccTCCTCGCGGTGTAGACGCGCGTGGGatggacgtcggcggcggcggccctcctcccgtcggctgtccctcggaccggtcggcgcgggtgggatgggcggcgctgcggtctccctcttctcgtcggcttcccgcagcactccggcaggggttggtggtgggcggcggccagaccctcggtctgcgccatgccatccacccccgcctctcgttggtgcgtggaggcgatctcgggcatcttccgcgacacgagggcgcccgagGCAGCGGCCTTGGgtttgacggaggaggtggcctcttcttcgccggagagggtcggcctgcggttggtggtggtggatttttgatctatcatcgccggccggcggtgagatggaggtgcatggaagccggcgatggtgtcgccggtggagggttgggttggccagcccgggatggtcgccgacgtgggggtccggcctaaataaaggcggcggtcctagggcctctcttgcgtgaagaggaggacctaccggaggcctggactcgtgatctggccggagggttgagttccggaaggctcgacGGCGAATGTAACGAGTGCTTTGcacggagtttgctggatcgagaggtattcggtcgtgcgcacccatgcgtttattccgaccgtttggttccggagggagcggcgcgaagctctttttcgtgttgacatcaagtgactatggatccatgatgaaagtcggaagaagagaatttcatgaaggccggagggaggactagctaagggaggttcaagtctccgcgctgttgaggggcttgcttggtgtccggagcttcacggcagcggtatgaaagtgggggcgacaacacatgtgaagcgcgagtcctacctttcggggtgaaaatccaaggtccggccttagctggttgtgcctggcggtgaccttggtggaggcattgttttgagagtggggactatcttcggggtgaaaacctaagatctttgatcgggcgacgacggtgttggagcactttgttcccttcttggaggcgtcgttttttggagagtactgcaattcaggtgttgtcatggtggtggatgtattgctgttgttaggtccgtgatactcgtagcgggacttttgtttcttagttttcttttcatttttttggctgtgtgcatccgtagtgccattagggtggtgcgttgttgcagaggctgggtgtaattggtatctctcgatattaatatattccctttatcgaaaaaaaaatgtaCAAAAATCCATCGGTCAAGGATAAAAAAAGTAAGTCATAAAATAAGGAAAGTTACAAGCAAATGAATCGTTGCGGCTCCAATTTCCAACAAAATATAAAAGTaagtgttttttttaatttttgtataAAAGTAACATTAATCGCCCAAGCTGGTGGCGGGACATGCAACCTTAAGGAGTCAGCTATATTATTGGAATTCTGCTTAACTTATATCATTCTAAAATGTTACATTTTGACATTATTATAATTTTAAGCCTACAAGCTTCTTGGGATTGCTAGGCTTTCAGACGAATATATTGGTGTTTTTAGTTGTTTTTAACAACATAatatgttaacaactaaaattttcTATCACACTTAACAAAATTAACCAAAAAATTAATGCTAAATATTAAGTTACAATGTCATTGGTCATAAATTGTATTGTTTCATAacaaatacaattccaaatgaaaTTACATCTTACATCAAATGTTACAttgctttttttattttgatgcgTTGTAACTTCAAAAATATTTCATTAAGTTGAGCCCTTTGGGATTCAaggattttttttacaaaaacatGACTTTGCATAATATTTTGTGACACTTATAAATACATCACAATGCACTTTGATTCATTTTAGTATCCTTAAATATACTGCTAACGATCTCTTAAGCTTGTCATCTAACACCTATCTTAATTGGAGGGTTCTAGACTATATGGTTGTCCGCCTTAGGTGTAAGTAAACTTCTGATTGTTACATGATTTCCACTAAGGTGCATGTACATAAGAATTTATACACAATATGATATGTCTACATGATCTATTCTCGGATATTTGGCATTAATCTTTTAATGTTTCTATCTTTGTCAAATATATCTTTCATATTTGTGTGGTTTCCACAATTAAAAGGTAATGCATGTGTTCTGTATACCTAGCTAGTATCAAATAGAACTAAATATAACATACACATGAGAATGAAAAAATAATAAGATTTTAACATTGTGTATTTAATATTTATTGTTTGATATGTAATTTGCATAAACTATACAATACAACCTAGAAAATAATAACGACTTCATCCTagctggctgatacgtctcaaacgtatctataatttcttatgttccatgctacttttatgacaatacttgaatgatttatacatactttacatcattattatacattttccggcactaacctattaacaagatgctgaagtgctagttgctgttttctgctgttttggtttcagaaatcctacaaaggaaatattctcggaattggacgaaatcaacgcccagagtcctatttttccacgatgcttccaaaagaccgagggagaaacgaagtggggccacaaggcgccgacacactagggcggcgcggcccaggccctggctgcgcggccctagcgtgtggggcccccgtgacccctccgactccgcccttccgcctacttaaagccttcgtcgcgaaaccctctgtaccgagagccatgatacggaaaaccttccagagatgccgccgccaatcccatctcgggggattcaggagatcgcctccggcaccctgccggagaggggaatcatcatcggagggctctacatcatcatgcccgcctccggattgatgcgtgagtagttcatccttggactatgggtccatagcagtagctagatggttgtcttctccgcttgtgctatcattgtttagatcttgtgagctgcctaacatgatcaagatcatctatttgtaatgctacatgttgtgtttggtgggatccgatgaatctagaatattatgtcaagttgattatcaatctatcatatatgtgttgtttatgttcttgcatgctctccgttgctagtagaggctctggccaagttgatacttgtaacttcaagagggagtatttatgctcgatagtgggttcatgcctccatttaatctaggacagtgacagaaagttctaaggttgtggatgtgctgttgctactagggataaaacatcgatgctttgtctaaggatatttgtgttgattacattacgcaccatacttaatgcaattatctattgtttacaacttaatactggagggggtgcggatgctaacccgaaggtggattatttaggcatagatgcatgctggatagcggtctatgtactttgt includes:
- the LOC124686314 gene encoding probable methyltransferase-like protein 23 — encoded protein: MFVWPCSVILAEYVWQQRLRFSHSRVVELGAGTSLPGLVAAKVGADVTLTDIAHNTEVLNNIRQICSLNDANCKVVGLTWGEWDEPVFDLHPDIILGADVLYDSAKFDDLFATVTFLLENSPGAVFITTYHNRSGHHLIEFLMVKWGLKCLKLLDGFSFLPSCKADSLQGNIQLVEIALEKAKPK